A window of the Myxocyprinus asiaticus isolate MX2 ecotype Aquarium Trade chromosome 11, UBuf_Myxa_2, whole genome shotgun sequence genome harbors these coding sequences:
- the LOC127447978 gene encoding MAGUK p55 subfamily member 4-like has protein sequence MRQSMEAEPMAQPGYNDNDVGLAQILTEVVEEVRLSIDRDINGADLLYSLLSAPWLYSLLRVYECLVKHCRNAPTPYMPYSSRLSQEIMASVRGLAAPSPEAQELYILLRSPHMQALLSAHDSVAQKDYGPVLPPLPDNLPEDEEAMRIVCLVKNNQPLGATIKKDEKTGNISIARVIHGGLADRSGLLHPGDKLVEVNGHTVQGLQPEHVIQILVRSQGNILFKVIPNSPQPVNSQATLYMRALVDYSPHQDPATPCPDAGMAFSKGDLLEIVDQRDTRWWQARKLHSASSCCGLIPSTNHFKYKQRELWWSQPYHAHTCIRPLSAADVGEEEGADEEKCFEADEEAFESVSEEGENGEHMHGLYIAGFRHSLRVWRRKSYNKPKQSCHSCSVSSSCRSTSANLYEEVVNYQRHIDDPPRLIVLIGPSGVGVNELRRRLIKINPNTFQGPVSHTTRPLKNGEMNGHQYHFVTKEVFEHMVVNHKFLEYGVHKGCMYGTSLDSVKDVLDSGKICVIDIEPHCIQSVRTKKLKPYIISVKPPSPEYMKQTRKDLNFVANSYIKRSFKDKDFEEIEEASRTMEAKYRQFFDCMIVNDDLQDSCMDLFTAIQHAQEEPQWIPASWLAPDER, from the exons ATGCGGCAGTCAATGGAGGCGGAGCCAATGGCACAACCTGGCTATAATGACAATG ATGTAGGTCTGGCTCAGATCTTGACAGAAGTGGTAGAGGAAGTGAGATTGTCCATAGACAGAGATATTAATGGTGCTGATCTTCTGTACAGTCTGCTCAGTGCCCCCTGGCTGTACTCTCTGCTCAGG GTATATGAGTGTCTGGTGAAGCACTGTCGAAATGCCCCAACCCCATACATGCCTTATTCCTCAAGACTATCTCAGGAG ATTATGGCCAGTGTTCGAGGACTGGCCGCCCCCTCTCCTGAGGCACAAGAATTATACATTTTGCTTAGAAGCCCTCATATGCAG GCTCTGCTCTCTGCCCATGATTCTGTGGCTCAAAAGGACTACGGTCCGGTGCTGCCCCCCCTTCCTGACAACCTGCCTGAAGATGAGGAGGCCATGAGAATTGTTTGCCTTGTAAAGAACAATCAGCCTCTG GGGGCAACTATTAAAAAGGATGAGAAAACAGGGAATATCTCGATTGCAAGGGTGATACATGGAGGACTGGCAGATCGCAGTG GACTCCTTCATCCTGGCGATAAGCTGGTGGAAGTGAATGGACACACAGTGCAGGGACTGCAGCCCGAGCATGTCATTCAGATTCTG GTGCGATCTCAGGGAAATATTCTTTTCAAAGTGATCCCTAATTCACCACAACCAGTCAACAGCCAAGCAACT TTATATATGAGGGCCTTGGTGGATTATAGTCCCCATCAGGACCCTGCAACCCCCTGTCCAGATGCAGGTATGGCCTTCAGTAAAGGAGACCTGCTGGAGATTGTAGACCAAAGGGACACCCGCTGGTGGCAGGCCAGAAAACTCCACAGTGCCTCATCCTGTTGTGGCCTCATCCCCTCCACTAACCACTTCAAATA CAAGCAAAGGGAGTTGTGGTGGTCACAACCTTATCATGCTCACACCTGCATCAGACCCT TGAGTGCAGCTGATGTTG GAGAGGAAGAGGGAGCTGATGAGGAAAAATGCTTTGAAGCAG ATGAAGAAGCTTTTGAGTCTG TTTCAGAGGAGGGTGAGAACGGTGAACACATGCATGGCTTATACATAG CGGGGTTCCGGCACAGTCTGCGCGTGTGGAGGAGGAAATCATACAATAAACCAAAGCAGTCATGTCATTCCTGCAGTGTCAGCAGCAGCTGCCGGAGCACCTCAGCCAACCTTTATGAAGAGGTGGTTAACTACCAGCGCCACATAGATGATCCCCCACGCCTCATAGTGCTCATTG GTCCATCAGGAGTTGGGGTAAATGAACTACGCAGGAGGCTAATCAAAATCAACCCTAATACATTCCAGGGACCAGTATCTC ACACAACACGGCCCCTGAAAAATGGTGAGATGAATGGACATCAATATCACTTTGTTACCAAGGAAGTGTTCGAACACATGGTGGTTAATCACAA ATTTCTAGAGTATGGAGTGCATAAAGGTTGCATGTACGGCACCAGCTTAGACTCGGTCAAAGATGTTTTGGACAGTGGCAAAATTTGTGTTATTGACATTGAACCTCAT TGCATTCAGTCAGTGAGAACCAAGAAGCTGAAGCCTTACATCATATCTGTGAAGCCCCCATCCCCTGAATACATGAAGCAAACAAGAAAAGACTTGAATTTTGTTGCCAACAGCTACATCAAGCGATCATTCAAA GATAAGGACTTTGAAGAGATTGAGGAAGCAAGCAGGACTATGGAGGCCAAGTACCGCCAGTTCTTTGACTGCATGATAGTGAACGATGATCTGCAGG